The Devosia yakushimensis DNA window GCGACTACCTCACCGAAATCAACGTCACCTCCCCCACCGGCATCCGCGAAATCAAACGCTTCGGCGGGCCAGATATTGCGGTGATGATCTGGGATGCGATCGAGAAGCGGCGGTAGTTTTTCAGCTCAACCATTGCCGAACTAAGGATTGGCCTAATTCTTGGAGGTAAGAGATGGCCAAGCCAATGCTATTCACTCAACACGCGCTGGACGCCGTGGCGGAGCGGCAGCTCGATCCGGTCTGGGTGGAGCTGACGGTTTTCGAGCCCCATTGGCAGGAGGCCGACCCAGGCAATCCCGACGTCATTCGCCGCTTCCGCGCCATTCCTGAGCGCGGCGGCCGTTACCTCCGCGTGGCTCTTGTGGAAACTTCGGCAGAAATCCGTATACTTTCGGCGTTCCTTGATCGCCGCGCGAGGCCCAAATGAAGCCGACCGTCACCTATGACCGCGAAGCCAACGCCGCCTATATCCGCTTTTCGCCCGAACCCATCGAGGAAAGCGAAGAGGTCTCGGAAGGCATTGTGCTGGACTATGACGCCGATGGGCGCATTGTCGGCATGGAAGTCCTGGACGCCCGCGCGCATCTGTCGCCTGATCTGCTCGACAAGGTCGCTTAGCCAAACAAGTCGCAGAGGTGGTTGAATGCGTCCGCTGGCATCGCTCGTTGATCTTG harbors:
- a CDS encoding DUF4258 domain-containing protein, with translation MAKPMLFTQHALDAVAERQLDPVWVELTVFEPHWQEADPGNPDVIRRFRAIPERGGRYLRVALVETSAEIRILSAFLDRRARPK
- a CDS encoding DUF2283 domain-containing protein; protein product: MKPTVTYDREANAAYIRFSPEPIEESEEVSEGIVLDYDADGRIVGMEVLDARAHLSPDLLDKVA